Sequence from the Amaranthus tricolor cultivar Red isolate AtriRed21 chromosome 16, ASM2621246v1, whole genome shotgun sequence genome:
acatttatctaatatattttttttccactaatttacTAAACAACAAGCTAAAGatcaaaaaaacaataaaatttgcCAATTCATCTTATACAGTATCATCTCATATACTTTTCTCAAATTATAAGCCAACTTACTCTTTTTCTtagtattattaaaaatatataatccgTTCAAGTAACAAGTTATAGTCATTAAATAATTATTCCAAAATATGCACAAATTTCATAAACAAAAGAAGGaatatatcaaaatattcaTTGCTTTCCATGACATAAAAATGTATCCATCTAAACccatttattaatattaataatattatcatgTGATGTTTGTATATAAAGTAAGGGACAATCCAAAATAATTTCTTAAGTAGTGTTATTGTAATAAGGATAATGCTATATACATCTAATCATTTTAATCTCACGTTAGATGAGAGTTAGTTAGAATAAAATGTTAtgtaaaatcatttttatttgtttatcacATTTACTTTCTGTGCAgattttcatataaatttaaaagtcaaattattttaattgtgagtttttaaaatttctaaaaagttgatgtttagaaaatatttattcaGACGAATCTATCAAGATCTCATATAAATATGTCTTTTCTTATAGATGGATGAGATATCACAGTTAAAGCTTGTTACTAAAAATTCGCAAATTCTAACATATTGAATGTAGTTTCTAAATTTTAtagttgatatttaaaaaatatttattacgaCGAATTTGATAACAACCTATCAAAACAAGGGAATAACATCTTGAAACCAAATTGGTCTCAAAGgctcttaagaaaaataaataatttgtttgcgacttagaatttagaaattaTTATGATAAGCTTCTACCTGGTAGTCAAAGGTTAAGTTCAAACCTTTTATATCATCATACCAAAATAAGACGTTAAAATAATTCTAatactttattatttatgaCTAACAAAGTTTCAACACTTTTTTCTAAATGTCAAAATAAGTTTAGTCGTGGAGAATTTAATGCTTGAACCTGCCTAAGTAATGGCTATTGCCCCAAATCATTcaattaaaattcaattaacattaaattgtgcaatatataaaaaaagaataatcgTAAAATTGATCGAATTGCTTCAaaacacacacaccacacacacatatacacatatacatacatacatatatatatatgtatacacatatatatgtatatgtatgtatatgtttGACTTTTAACTCAAtgttttgtttcctttaaaactctagacttgactaattcaagctctctctcatactatttgtaattttcaattttgaaaaactacttggtatttttatttagattaatcaatcaaaatacgacaaatcagatcaagagaaataaaatactccaaatcaaaatgcgagaaaattttgttaaattgtaatattaggaatatttctcatgttaaacttgaattcaaagtacatatttttttgttaaattgtatttgaaaaatatattttgttaacttcatatgctttaaatcattagtacaatatcacaacgataaagtttgatgaTAATCCGACTCCGTATCCGACTTCGTTGGAGGTCCGAAAGTCCGAGTCGAGacaaacttggagtatgcataatccgactgcgagtggaggtggactaaaaaaaaaagtttaactAAAATCCagagcaaagtcggagtatgtataatccgagctGAGTCCGACCCCTTGCCATCCCTAGTATCAATTAACCTAGTAAAgtcattcttttcttttttttcaaagCTGATTTTTAGTCTTTTTATGTTCTACGTATAAAAATAATTGTATTTAGACTAAATTTTCACAGTAAATATCAATTAcctaagaataaaatatataaaagtttgAAATTAAAACTAGACATCAAGAGAAATTTTAAGTATGCTTTGTCAAATATATgtattagtaattgtattgaggtaaaaattttatatacataaaaaaaatagatgcaagtaattttatatgaaaataataaattaattacatagcCAAACTAATCAATACTTTGAAAGAAGTGGGGCAAACGTTTTTTTTTGGAGTACTTTTCTCttttacattaataatttaaatagaaacgTAGACGTAATTATAGATGCAAATTGCAACCAGtaagattttaattaaaaatattttttttttctaattccaAGCTAAGGTATGTCGATAGAAAGCAATAGGCTAAATGAGAAAGAATTTAGAATCAATTTAAATAATAGTTGTCCTCCGACTGAAATAAAActcactttttattaaaaattcattgAAAATGAGGTAATTGTGTCCGATatcttattaataaataattgatatattGTACAATTTGAATTTATGTGATTGACATTTGAAGTCTCTTTTATGATAaatcatttcaaaataaatgcATTTTTCAATAACTTGTTTGTGATTTGAACATTTGGCAAAATAATTGCCAGATAAAATATTGTTTATGTTCATCCTATACAATCCAGTGTTTACACATTATTTGTTACAAGATTTTTATTACATCAGCTTCAGTTGGCGGATCtagaaaaaaatgaattatgttaatttaagtaaaacacaaagaaacttaaagatggttctttgttgtatttgctcttatatattgatgatatgctagtaattagggatgacaattcagtccgaatccgaCCTTAGTCCGACTTGATCCGAGGAAATAATTCGATTCGAGTCCgaggaaaaggttatccgaCTCCAACTTCGACTTTACGATccgaatccgagttagagacggaccggagttggaccttattaaaaatccgacactccaACCCGACTCTgaccctgaaggaaatccgactttgaattttttgacttttaacccaatattttgtttcctttaaaactctagacgtaactaattcaagctctctctcatactaattggaattcgattttgaaaatctacttggtatttttatttagatcaatcaatcaaaatacgacaaattagatcaagagaaataaaatacgctaaatcaaaatgcgagaaaattttgttaaattgtagtattagaaatatttctcatgttaaacttgaattcaacgtacatatttttttgttaaattgtatttgaaaaatatattttgttaacttcgtatgctttaaatcattagtacaatatcacaacgataaagtttgataataatccgactccgtatccgactccgttggaggtccgagagtccgagtcggggcaaacttggagtttgcataatccgactccgattGGAGGTGGACTAAAAAaaaagttcgactaaaatccggagcaaagtcggagtatgtataatccgagccgagtccgacccattgccatccctactaGTAACTTGTAGTTCTTTATTtgaggtggagaacttgaaagtgttgctttcaagtgaatttgatatgaaagatcttggtggccaagaagattcttcgaatggagattttgagagaccGGGCTAAGGGTATCTTATACCTTAgccaaaggaagtacattgagaaactTGTGCAACGCTTCTTTttcatggatgatgctaaaggtgtgccTACTCCTCTTacctttcattttaaattatctaAGAGGTTatgtccacaaacaaaggcaGAAGAAGAGCAATGGTAAGAATCCCGTACACTAGTGTCGTTGGAGGCGTGATGTATGCTATGATATGTTCTGGACCCGACGtagctcatgcggtgagtttggtaaGTAGATATATGTCAAATCCagggaagggacattgggaggcacttaagtggttattgaggtatttgaaaagTACTTCTAATGTTTGTCTTATGTATGAGAAgaattcaagtgagctaaccgggttttgtgactcggactatggtggtgatcttgataatagaaagtccacaagtgggttcaTGTTCACATTGGGTGGTTCGGCGGTAAGTTGGCAATCATTATTACAAGATGCAGTTTCTCTTTCAACAACtaaagcggagtacatagccgttgCCGAGTTATTCAAGGAGGCTAAATGGCtcaaaggtcttgttggtgagatgtgcaataaggtgtgttcgataagtgtgcattgtgatagtcaaagtgcaattcacttggctagaaatcaaaatacatttcatagaaggtccaaacacattgatattaagtataatttcatccgggatcaagttgagcacaaaagggtgattttgaagaaaattgatactaaagaaaactcggccgacatgatgacaaagtcattgcctacaaccaagtttgatttgtgtgttgacttggttggtttagctccttgcttgaagtAATTCCCTTTGGGgcatttgaggtgtgtatgttaaattttgattatattcttgtaagatgaagtggattgatgaatgctttgacttgggtgaactcaagtcaaggtggagattgttatgaatagtATCATGAAGgatgtgacttgagtgcacaattgatgtgtgcattcatgtgtgaccctTGGCCTTGGAATCCAATGAGTATGATAATGTGGGTGATTAAGTTGTTAACTTAATGATTGTagtgtttaagtgtgatttattgtgatgaagtattcatgggaattattggtgctaatagtgattaatgaagaagtgcaaagggtcTTGGTAGATTCTTTGCTCAAGCAGAAATTGACAGAAGAAGTCTGATGGTCGCttgaccagctcgctcgaccgagcgagctctttgGTTAGttgagcggtcagacagaatgcatcCAGAAGCTGTCtatagctcgctcgaccgagcgagctctctatTTTGTTCGAGCGGTTCCTCTGATATGCCTAGGAAGCtggttttcgacctttcaagtctTGGAGttgtttcatatcattcattaCTCAACATTAAGCATGTATTAAGTGAGCAAGTGTCATTGAATGTACTTAATACTATAAATAGATCTCTCATACTCActcaaaaacacatcaaacacaacccctaagccaaacacatagccttttgattttatatcttactcaattgtaatacttcatttgtaagagtgttttatactcttttgatataatataaacagaaactacacacaaCCAAGGACgcagccatcattgggtgaacctcgttaaatctttgtgtctctttgcatgttttacattatcaaacattgttTAGTTCATTGTTATTAGTATCGTTCATCAAAAATTTAGTATCGTATCGATCTTAGCAAAAATTTCACTATACAATCCAGTGTTTACACATTTGTTATTTGTTACAAGATTTTGATTACATTAGTTTCAGTTGGCGGATCTAGGAAAAAAATGAATGACGTTAATTTAAGTAAAACACACACACCTACTGAATTTTCATCCTTGGTCACATGTGTAGAAGTCAATGTACTAGCCCACTCATATAGAGCATTTTACatgtaatatttgattttattttgaatttaaataatgtcAACCAACTTTAATAACATCACACTAGATCCACCACTGATCAATTtgattcaataaaaaatttaaatcaagaaaATAAATTCAGTTAAATAACACAAAGTTAATTTCCCTAAATGACATGAAAAAATGATtcatcaataataaaataatagtagTACAAATGTTATTAAGTATTAACGAATTATTTGGTTGTTAGTATTAAATGGTAGTAATGGTAAAAATTTTAAgagtaaattttcaaaaatatatcatGACATTCCAATGGTACATAGTAATGAAACATTGATCATAAAAGTCTTTTTGTTCCGAAATTTTCACTACCACCTAATATCCCAATTTTAAATGGTAATGTATTGAAATGTGAAGAATATATGAGATGATTGAAATAGAATAAGCATGGCCATTAAATGTTTCAAGACATTTTTCCACCAATATTACACTAAATTTTCACTATTatttccaccatttaataccgacTAGCATATAGATTGTTAATGTCTTGTGATCAATATTATTAAGTTTACTAAAATCCATCATTGCACATGAAAAAACGTGTAAAAATGTTGGCCTTGGCTTTAAGCCAATTTGGTTAAGCATTCAAAAAACGTATTCAGGTTAAATAGTCTAAAAACTTGTTTTGAGAAAAAACTTTAAGTCTGGTAAAATTCTTTCATTATCTGAGACAAAATGAAAACGTTATTTTAAACAatattttccactaaatttTGGCTTATAACCActttttctataataaattaCCAATAACCATTAACTAAATCGACATAACTACATCTATTTAAACATTTGAGTTATACAACTGATTTAATTGTTAACAAAAAAAGGCAATTCTATCTACAAGtcaaacaaaataatcaaaCGATGAACCATTTAAAACCaacaatcaattatcaatttttaaaCACCCTGTTATTCTTGACTTCCACATTTATGTAGACTTCAGTAACCTTTTTAGACCCCCCAATAACTGTTAACAAAAAGCCAATACGCTATTAAGTGATCATTTTGTAAAtagaaattattaaaattatgttGTGTCAATACTAGAAAAATGGATTAGATTTCTTAATACCAttcttttaaaaattgataCAATTAAGGATTGTATGTTCAAGAATAAATGAGTGtaacaatcatcatcatcatacggTTTGATGTATCTTGctaataaaaaaactatgatcaggattTGGGAAGAGAAAAAAAGACAACAATTCATACTCATAACGGAGAATACGGTCGTAGAATTCTCTCGGAAAATTAATCTAATTGTTCTAACATGCCTTGGTCATGGACCATTTTGATCATGGACCAAGTCGTTAATGGATTAGCTCACCCTGTAGCCCAGACTTGGGGCAACTTTACTCTAAGGCAGGGCCATAATGAATTCTTCGAGGATTGTTGTACCAAATTGTAAGTAATCTAGTAAAATGATGTTTATTTAAGGTCATAGAGAATTTTGGTTTAAACTGTCTATACCATAATTCGGAtcattaataattattgatattattgagTATCATAAAACATATGAAATAATGAAAGTCGAGCTTATTCAATACATATGGAGTAGAGTTTTGGATTAATCTTATACTAGTATTTTAGATTTGCCTCTGTTCAATGGGATAAGTTTTAAATgaaattcaatattttttggCCTATAAATCTAATTTCTACACATCATGTACTGTGAGAGATGAATTAGGGAAAGAAATGAAAAACGAATactatgaggaagttatgtgtTGTAACCACACTTCCATTCTAAAGGATTTTTGTGTGAGGAGGcgtaataaagtataataacataTCACGAGACGTCGTCAACCACCGTCTCAAGATTTTTGTTGagttaatttttttgatattaagAATAAACCATTACTTTAACTCGAAAAAACAAAACATTCTATCCAAaatgatataatatatacaacCTAAACAATGAGTATATAAGTAAAAATGTGAAATAAATTGAattcaaatataacaaattgttAAGGATTAAACCCTAGTAATTTGGGAGCAATTTGAAGCAAAGGTTTTAAGGTATCACCAACAAATTTCCTAGCAAAAAGAGAACACATATATGTTACATCCCCATTATATGTACAATTTCTCGATCCAAATCTAATATTGTTAAGAAACTCTTCTGTTATATCTCGATTAATAAATCGACCAGGGTGAGGTCCAACATGTGACCAATCAACCCATGTAACGCTTCTATTTGCAATCAATTCAGGAAAAAGAATGTGTGCAAGAGTCGGGAAATAATGTTCGTCATTGTAACATGGCGGTTTACAATGTTCTTCGAATATCGAGTAATATTTATTATCCGAGATCAAATGAATAGCAAGTCGTCGGTGAAATTCGAACCATTGGGATCCTTTTCTCCAATCTTGTAGGGTTATGTTAGGGTACATTTTGGGGTTGTAACGTCCACGACCAGGTTTTCTAGGGTCATCAAAGGAGGCAAGAAAACTAGTCTTAGAATGCATTAGATAATTGTAAATTGTTGTGAAATTGAATAATGGAATGCATGATTCAGAAACAAGCACTAATCTTTGATTGCCAAAATCTAATAAGGCATTAGCTATCAGTCGTTTTTCTGCATCGATCATAGACATAGTTCCCCATTCCACTTCCTGAAATATCaagaattttataaattaaatattctaaagaaaattatatttttatgtcaATTGGAGtaaaaattacttttttcttttaattttaatgtaagCTCTTGAATAGCTCTAATACAAATTTTATAAATGAGATGGTCTTATAGTGAATATTTTTATTGGACTGATTCaatgtatatttataattttaaagtggtcatttattatattaaagtgaccaattatatTCTTGAAGGGATCACTTAGAGTTTACGATTTTAAAGTGATTGCTTTTTaatagtcttaaagtgattacttacaattttaaaatagttaattaaattaatggaCTTGATTGTGTGAGACTGTCTCATGGCGAGatgatctcatacaagatgcagctagtctcttgagagaccgtctctttgagacacgtatctcaagcctagtccattaaagattaatgcatccttaccgtattcttaatgcctgcttacattatccttaatgcttacttaccgtatccttaatgcctactttcaacattttaaatgtttacttatatcattttttatgcatacttataatatttttaaaaaaaaatatgatgagTCGGTCTAATCAGAGATGGTCTCTAAAGATACCGTTTCTCACAAAAAATTTGTGTACAAGATGACTCGTCTTGTGTTTTTGTTAGCGGatggatttatttatttttgttttggttaGTCTTGGCCCATTTTCTTACTTTTGGGCATGTGGTGAGTTTATCCAAAAAAGGCTTAATTAACACTATTGAACGTCAAACAAATCGTAAGCCCAATGTAAAGAGGGCTCGAAAGTCATCAATAATTATGGATCGGTGTGGCTTAAGCGAATTTGGACtcaaatagaaaaattttatgTATCTTTTCAATTGTCTTGAATAAAACATTATGAAATAATTGTAAAGGATGTAAAacattttgatatttttgatgtaaatgtaataaaaaaacaCGTTACCCCACAAAAATAGATTACATTGTGATTTGTTAGCATGTCTTCGACTCATCTTGAATGAAATCATCTTACTATGAGACGGATTTATATAATTAGctcatttttataattgatcactttaataatTAGCTTTTAAATGTGCTAATATATTATGCCCATAGTAATTCTTTTTGACTAATGGGATTTCTCCTCATccccaaatataaaaaaaaagaacttgATGCAAATTAACCTACAAAATTACTAAAGTGCCCTCATAAAAATTTCCCCTAAAGTACTTTCAATCAAACACTTCAACACTTATGGTAGATTATTATATGAGTAatcaaataataagaataaaataatagaGATAAATAATTGAAATGTAAAGTAAAGTGGTTACCTTACTAGGAATTCGCCTCCCATAGAAAACAGAATTTTGAGGCCAAGAATCAGTGTAAGAAGGATGAGTATGAACATAGATAGAGTATAAACCTTCATGACCCTTAAAGAATAAATCCCATAATGGAGCTAATGGCAATGACCCTTTTGTTAAGAACATAAAAGCCACTTTAGGAGTATAATCATAAGAGTACCCTTCCACTTGAGGGATCATTGAAGCTTTCCATATTAACTCCTTGTCACTCATATTATGCATCAAACTATCACCTCCCAATGTTGGCACCGTCGAACGTAATGGCGGTGGTGGTGGCGAGGTTGTCGTTAAGGCCAAGTAAGGGGAGGGGAAGGTGAGGGATGGTGACCAAGAAGTAAGGGAAAAAGGTATGGTTAAGAGATGAAAGAAGCCAATTGTTAGGCCAATTGATAAACCCAAGGCAAAGAAGAGGAATTGGCCTAAATTAGCCATATTTGTTTCACaataattatgaaaagttaGTGCATTTTGACAAGTAGGAAAAAGTATATGTTTGATTGCAATTTATATCGCTAAAATGTTTTTGAATTGGTACAACGTAAATTAGGGGCAATTGCAtgtgttttttgaattttaaggtATTGAcctaactttttattattattattattattattattattattattacgagaTAGGCTGATAAAAGAAGAGATAAATGAGAATTAAACTCGGAATTTTAGTTGAGAAAAGTGATATTTATTCAAATTGAGATAAAATTTTAGTTCTTTAGAGCTAGTTACTTTGTTGTATACTTTTCTAAATCTAACTGAAGTTTGGTTATTTTGTAAACTTGATTACTTATCTTTTGTAAGGAATAAGTGATAAATTGTCTccttacattatatatatatatatatatatatatatatatatatatatatatatatatatatatatatatatatatatatatataaaatgttaGGAGACAATTAATATAAGTGAATATTTTCTACTTAATATTCCTTATTATTATTGCGCCATACCATTTTCCAATTAGAAAGATTACATCAACAAGGCTGAATTTTTAATCTCACAAAATATATTTAACAACCATATCAAATTCTTGTTGCACTATAATATTTTCTCGATAAATTCTACTTTCTCCTACATTTCTAGAATCCTTTCACATTGATGTATagtcaaaaaatacattaattacaatataaatattttctCCCTTGAATCAAGTTTATGTAATCCTAATTAACTTTCTATAAGGTCAAAGTCCAATTTATAGGTAGACAAAACAAAgaacaaattgaaattaataaataataattatgtcTATTCCAAGTATACGGTTTACACTTGTTCCATAGTCAACCTTTGTATGAATAAGTTGTTATTTGACAAGCAAATTGTTGGTATTTGGTGACTCGAACAAGAATCGGGATACGGAATAAGATGAACAATGGTGGCCAAAGGAAGAAGACGACTCGTCGGCAAGCATTGAATGGAGGACTTTTCCATAGAGGAACACCGACTCGGCGGCACGAGGTTGGTGTGACTCAGCCGTGTCGACTGTGGGTATTGAAAATCTGTGTGTTTTGGTCAGTGGCATACGCCGACTCGGCGACTGGACTCCTTCTGTGGAAGCCGAGTCGACTGTGGGTACGGGAAAATTGGGAGTTCGTTTTTCACGTATTCTTGAGCGGCTACTTCCTTATTTTGGGCGGTTATCTTTGTAATTCTTAGCCTAATTTCTTGTTATATGAGATATACTACATAAAGCTCCAATGTAACTAGAATTAGGTAAATATGATTgaaaaaacacaaagtgagaaACTAATAGAGAAAAGTTTGGAGAGTCAATGTTATGGTgtctcgtgttcatcttgtaatctctcaGTTTATAGTGAAAGTTCGTTTTCGGTGTCGGTGGATATAGCTATCACATAGATAGTGAACCATGTTAAATTTCTCGGTGTGACtttctttattatttgtttgaatctttattgtttttgttattgttttttgttctttactttcGCTATGACACAAATTGTTGTTGGTGCAAAACAATTTAGGAGAAAATGTAAAGGTCAAGTCATTTAGTGTTAGAAGCATTTGATTAATAGCCTTTTTTTAAATGAAGGGAACTAGCTAATAGCTTGCCATGTGTCCATttgtaatgataataataataataataataataataataataataataataataataataataataataataataataataataataataataataataatcaagtaaacttttatttttaataaaaccaTAATTTGAGCTTTGAGGTCGGAAATACGCAATCGTTCTCTTGAAAAGGGATTTAAATTGTGGGGATCAAATATACGTAATTTTACTCTTGTTAatgataatactaataaaaaactATTTCTAATTAACCTTTCACAGCAAATATCATATTCAACTTTACATTAATAAGAATTATCCATGAATTAAGAACTCATTCAACTCCAAAAAAGTAATGGCTTTAATCACAAGTTAGTATGATGTGCAATCTGCGTCTAAGTACATGACATGAACAAAATTAAAGCACCATTTCGATTcccaaaaattaattaaaaaaaaaactcaaaagtcAAAGTTAAATATCTTAACACTTAAGAATACTTAATAAAATTCTATTAAATAAATCTCAAAATGTTTCTATGTAATTAACAAATGCATAAAAACGAAAGGTCCCATAAAAATATTGAGGTTGATAAATAAATTTCTGAgttcatattatatatatttgagtcgaatttaaattgatttatgTTACATTTGATCGTAAAAAATTATTGGATGTTTAAactttcttatatatttttttttaattaattgaatcGACTTGAATAATATTCGAGTCTAATAAATAtgggttttaaattttaaaataaattgatatGGAGCTATGTTATGTCAAATATggattatattaattaaaaatctacttaaaaataatttcttatgtCACTTTTACCTagatttatatcaaatatatgccaaattaaTTCGAGTTTGGGTCAGTACAATTTGATGCATGTGAGATTCAATTGAGTTAATCTCGAATGTTGGCCTTTTGTGTAATAACAGGAATATGTACAAAAAATAGTCATGTATGTGTCCAGTCTTGAGTGAACAGGTTAAGCTTGGGTCAATTGTCGATCACTATACGTCTATACCTCATGGTCAACTCAATATTTATATCCGTATTAGGTTGGGTTCCAAATTATCACGAGTTAAAGTTATATGGAGGCAGTAACAATACAAgttaattttgacttttgaatttgaatcaagTTAAATTCAAGTCGGGATCATTACTTGATGGGCCCGGTGGCATTCGACTCCAAATAAAGTATGCTTTCGATCAATTTGAGTTTAAGTTGATTTTGAGTTAGTTTATTTTGGTTAGTAATAGTACCATACCCAAAGCTGTGAAGTATGTCTAGTGATTAACATCTCACATCAACTTTTGGATTAAATTTAGgtcaatataaaaaattatggtAAGTCGAGTGTAAAATTTTTGTATCACCCTAACAAGGGTTTGTATCACCGTAAAACGACTTAATATGGGCcgctttaattttaatttattgaaaaaaaaaaatttagaggtagttttaaatttttttatttactataaataatttgaaatgCTTGTATGGATCTATTATataatgagatggtctcatttttttttttt
This genomic interval carries:
- the LOC130802274 gene encoding glycosyltransferase BC10-like encodes the protein MANLGQFLFFALGLSIGLTIGFFHLLTIPFSLTSWSPSLTFPSPYLALTTTSPPPPPLRSTVPTLGGDSLMHNMSDKELIWKASMIPQVEGYSYDYTPKVAFMFLTKGSLPLAPLWDLFFKGHEGLYSIYVHTHPSYTDSWPQNSVFYGRRIPSKEVEWGTMSMIDAEKRLIANALLDFGNQRLVLVSESCIPLFNFTTIYNYLMHSKTSFLASFDDPRKPGRGRYNPKMYPNITLQDWRKGSQWFEFHRRLAIHLISDNKYYSIFEEHCKPPCYNDEHYFPTLAHILFPELIANRSVTWVDWSHVGPHPGRFINRDITEEFLNNIRFGSRNCTYNGDVTYMCSLFARKFVGDTLKPLLQIAPKLLGFNP